One Rhododendron vialii isolate Sample 1 chromosome 2a, ASM3025357v1 genomic region harbors:
- the LOC131316497 gene encoding leucine-rich repeat receptor-like serine/threonine-protein kinase SKM1 — protein sequence MAKNGAGEREVLLVFMFLLLCSCCTGDEYDLLLSIKNSMNDPLNQSLSSWNLSLSYCKWKGIACDNSSHVAKIELSGNNLSGKIPESFFHFPYIETIDLSNNQLSGGIPSNISSCLSLRHLNLSNNNFTGPLPRGSIPQLQALDLSNNMLSGQIPDEIGFFSGLEFLDLGGNDLVGKIPKSISNMTGLQILTLSSNQLIREIPQELGLLKSLTWIYLGYNNLSGGIPAEIGELTSLNHLDLVSNNLTGEIPSSFGNLTSLRYLFLYLNKLTGPVPRSIFGLQNLVSLDLSDNFLSGEIPELIIQLQNLEVLHLFSNNFTGKIPNSVASLPRLQVLQLWSNEFSGEIPKNLGRDNNLTVLDLSTNTLVGKIPDTLCNSGCLYKLILFSNSLTGEIPNSLSRCSSLRRIRLQNNRLSGELPHGFTKLSLVYFLDLSNNHLSGTIGGTRGWEMPELQMLNFARNGFSGALPASFGSGVIENLDLSTNGLSGEIPASFGNFSELMELKLSENKLSGEIPDGLSLCEKLVSLNLSHNQLSGRIPTSLTQMPVLGQLDLSVNQFSGEIPKSLGEVESLIQVNISHNHFHGNLPSTGAFLAINSSAVAGNRLCGGDSTAGLPPCKGDKLQVWLLIVTCLLVALAALVVSSLILVFVRRRNDNFETRGNNEVDGVWELEFFDSKASKEIKIIDVVESMRDENVISRGIARGGVLYKGKSGVSEFEFVMKEVSGIDSLPTGFWTELGKLKHPNIEKVIGVMRSKNCGFWVSEFVEGQSVSEVFRGMSWDRRRKVALGIAKALCYLHCKSMGSSVGCELSPEKIIVDGKDEPRLRLRSPGRTCTDAKTFVSSPYVAPETREAKDTTEKSDIYVFGLILIELLTGKTPADTEFGLQESIVEWARYCYSDCHLDTWVDPTVKGTTLSNHQNEIVETMSLALHCTADDPMARPCASDLVKTLESVIRPTYCVFGLNCSSTI from the exons ATGGCGAAAAATGGAGCTGGAGAACGCGAAGTGTTACTCGTGTTCATGTTCTTGTTACTCTGCTCATGCTGCACTGGGGATGAATATGACCTCCTGTTATCGATCAAAAACTCGATGAACGATCCGTTAAATCAGTCTCTCTCCAGCTGgaacctttctctctcttattgcAAATGGAAAGGCATCGCTTGCGACAACTCCTCTCACGTCGCGAAAATTGAGCTCTCGGGAAACAACTTGTCTGGGAAAATCCCGGAATCTTTTTTCCATTTCCCCTATATCGAAACTATCGATCTTTCCAATAATCAGCTATCCGGTGGAATCCCAAGCAATATTTCTTCTTGTCTATCGCTGCGTCATCTCAATCTCAGCAACAATAATTTCACCGGACCGCTGCCAAGAGGCTCGATTCCGCAGCTTCAAGCGTTGGATCTCTCCAACAACATGCTCTCGGGTCAAATTCCAGACGAAATCGGATTCTTTTCGGGTCTTGAATTTCTTGATCTCGGAGGGAACGATTTGGTTGGGAAAATTCCAAAGTCCATATCAAACATGACAGGTTTGCAAATCTTGACTTTGTCTTCAAATCAATTAATTAGAGAAATTCCCCAAGAGTTGGGCCTTTTGAAGAGCTTGACATGGATTTACCTGGGGTACAACAATCTCTCAGGTGGAATTCCGGCGGAAATCGGAGAACTAACTTCATTGAATCACCTTGATCTTGTTTCCAACAATCTCACCGGTGAGATTCCGTCCTCGTTCGGGAATCTCACCAGTCTTCGGTATCTTTTCCTTTACTTGAACAAGCTCACTGGTCCTGTGCCACGGTCCATTTTCGGTCTCCAAAATTTAGTCTCCCTTGATTTGAGCGACAATTTTCTGTCCGGCGAAATCCCGGAACTCATAATCCAATTGCAAAACTTGGAAGTTCTCCATCTCTTTTCGAACAATTTCACCGGGAAAATCCCGAATTCCGTAGCTTCCTTGCCCCGTCTCCAAGTCCTTCAGTTATGGTCCAACGAGTTTTCGGGCGAAATACCGAAAAATCTTGGACGTGACAACAACCTCACTGTCTTGGACCTTTCCACGAATACCCTCGTCGGTAAAATCCCCGACACGCTTTGTAATTCCGGCTGCCTTTATAAGCTCATACTCTTTTCCAATTCCCTCACCGGCGAAATTCCGAATAGCTTGAGTCGCTGTAGCAGCTTAAGGCGGATACGGCTTCAGAACAACAGGCTCTCTGGCGAGTTACCGCATGGATTTACAAAACTTTCCCTTGTTTACTTTCTTGATTTGTCAAACAACCATCTTTCTGGCACGATCGGCGGAACACGGGGATGGGAAATGCCAGAGCTCCAAATGCTGAATTTTGCAAGGAACGGATTCTCCGGCGCTTTGCCGGCATCTTTCGGGAGCGGAGTGATAGAGAACTTGGACTTGTCGACGAATGGTTTAAGCGGTGAAATTCCGGCCAGTTTCGGGAATTTTTCGGAGCTAATGGAGTTGAAGCTAAGCGAGAACAAACTTTCAGGTGAAATCCCAGACGGGTTATCTTTATGTGAAAAGCTGGTGAGTTTGAATCTGAGTCACAATCAACTCAGTGGCCGAATTCCCACGAGTCTCACTCAAATGCCGGTTCTAGGCCAGCTCGATTTATCGGTTAACCAATTTAGCGGCGAAATCCCGAAAAGCTTAGGAGAAGTGGAATCTCTCATTCAGGTAAATATCTCGCACAATCATTTCCACGGGAATTTACCGTCCACCGGAGCATTTCTGGCGATAAATTCGAGCGCAGTTGCCGGGAACCGCCTCTGCGGGGGTGACTCAACCGCAGGTTTGCCGCCATGCAAGGGGGATAAACTGCAAGTCTGGTTGTTAATCGTGACGTGTCTTCTCGTCGCATTAGCAGCTCTCGTGGTTTCATCGTTAATCCTTGTTTTCGTGAGAAGACGGAACGATAATTTCGAGACGAGAGGGAACAATGAGGTGGATGGGGTATGGGAATTGGAATTCTTCGATTCCAAGGCCTCTAAGGAAATAAAGATAATCGACGTTGTGGAGTCGATGAGGGACGAAAACGTAATTTCAAGGGGGATAGCAAGAGGAGGTGTTTTGTACAAAGGCAAGTCGGGTGTGAGTGAGTTTGAGTTTGTAATGAAGGAAGTGAGTGGAATCGACTCACTTCCGACCGGGTTTTGGACCGAGTTGGGGAAGTTAAAGCATCCGAATATCGAAAAGGTTATCGGAGTGATGAGGTCGAAAAATTGTGGGTTTTGGGTGTCCGAGTTTGTTGAAGGGCAGAGTGTGAGTGAGGTTTTTAGGGGTATGAGTTGGGATAGACGGCGAAAGGTCGCGCTTGGAATCGCGAAAGCTCTTTGTTACTTGCACTGTAAGAGTATGGGGAGTTCGGTGGGATGTGAGCTTTCGCCGGAGAAGATTATTGTCGACGGAAAAGATGAGCCTCGCCTGAGATTGAGATCTCCGGGGAGGACATGTACGGATGCTAAGACCTTCGTTTCTTCTCCCTATGTTGCTCCAG AAACTAGAGAAGCCAAAGACACCACCGAGAAGAGCGATATCTACGTATTCGGCCTCATCTTGATCGAGTTACTGACCGGAAAAACTCCGGCTGACACCGAATTCGGCTTGCAAGAGAGCATCGTTGAGTGGGCCCGATATTGCTACTCGGATTGCCATCTCGACACCTGGGTGGATCCGACCGTCAAGGGAACCACGTTGTCGAACCATCAAAACGAGATCGTTGAGACCATGAGTCTAGCTCTCCACTGCACCGCCGATGATCCGATGGCCAGACCTTGCGCTAGCGACCTGGTGAAAACCCTAGAGTCCGTTATCAGACCGACTTACTGCGTTTTCGGCCTCAACTGTTCTTCTACCATCTAG
- the LOC131317481 gene encoding uncharacterized protein LOC131317481 — protein MSNTAIWVIVDRLTKSAHFLPVKTTENVEQLSLLYIREIVRLHGVPISIASDRDPRFVSHFWRGLQKVLGTDIRLSTAFHPQSDGQTEKTIQTLEDMLRAYALDFSGNWEQHLHWSLPLAFTVGDHVFLKIRPKKGVIRFGKKGKLSPRYIGPFNIVEKIRKVAYRLALPPQLDRVHNVFHVSMLRKYLALPTHVLNWEDLTIEEDATYEEESIEIQDRSEKTNRNKTVNLSINKGDGLIQHFIMLHIKIGNPNWWWSGEGGDGVVAVVSGGGGVLMWWWWWSGRCGGRVVVVVD, from the exons ATGTCCAACACAGCTATTTGGGTGATtgtggatcgactcaccaaatcAGCACATTTTCTGCCTGTTAAGACGACAGAGAACGTAGAACAACTTAGTCTGCTATATATTCGAGAGATTGTACGTCTACATGGAGTACCTATCTCCATAGCATCTGATAGGGATCCACGTTTCGTATCACACTTTTGGAGAGGATTACAGAAGGTATTGGGAACAGACATAAGGCTTAGTACGGCATTTCACCCACAGTCGGATGGACAAACGGAGAAGACAATACAGACATTGGAAGACATGCTAAGAGCTTATGCCTTGGACTTTTCTGGAAACTGGGAGCAGCACTTACATTG GAGCCTACCATTAGCCTTTACAGTAggagatcatgtgttcctaAAGATAAGACCGAAGAAAGGAGTTATCAGATtcgggaaaaagggaaagttgtCTCCACGCTACATCGGACCCTTCAACATCGTGGAGAAGATCAGAAAGGTTGCGTATCGTCTAGCGTTGCCGCCACAGCTAGATAGAGTACATAACGTATTCCACGTTTCAATGCTCCGCAAGTATCTTGCATTGCCCACACATGTCCTCAACTGGGAAGACCTCACCATCGAAGAAGATGCGACGTACGAAGAAGAATCAATAGAAATTCAGGACCGAAGTGAAAAGACAAACCGAAACAAGACAGTCAA tTTATCGATCAACAAAGGTGATGGACTGATTCAGCATTTCATCATGCTTCATATTAAAATTGGAAATCCAAAT tggtggtggagtggtgaggGTGGGGATGGAGTGGTGGCGGTAGtgagtggtggcggtggagtaCTGATG tggtggtggtggtggagtggtcgATGTGGTGGtagagtagtggtggtggtggattga